In Acropora muricata isolate sample 2 chromosome 11, ASM3666990v1, whole genome shotgun sequence, one DNA window encodes the following:
- the LOC136889577 gene encoding uncharacterized protein produces the protein MGQLTDSEVYTLLDGDPTRDMVRKINAKIRESWKKGNMIDDKTKDSLMVSEDVKPGRFYLLPKIHKQGCPGRPVISGCGTPTEKISAFVDHNVRPIVSEINSYIKDTNDFLHKLGRIGDLPEGAILCTIDVVGLYPHIPHNEGLEALKEALSTLEGQLDSEQQRSLNEDLLSFAEFVLRSNNFEFNGNHYLQKRGTAIGTRMAPSYANIFIDRLERRLIKNAEVKPRIWWRYIDDIFIVWTEGEEQLRKFIDYLKSAHETIKFTYKWLKHEIDFLDVKVLNESGMLETDVFIKPTDSHQYLHSSSCHPGACKRSIPFAQAMRLRRICSKSAYFEKRAGELVRFLMERGYRQAYVEGQIDKIMVIALRQG, from the coding sequence ATGGGTCAATTGACTGATTCAGAAGTGTATACGCTATTGGACGGCGATCCTACTCGTGACATGGTGAGAAAGATCAATGCCAAGATTCGTGAGAGTTGGAAGAAGGGGAATATGATTGACGACAAAACAAAGGATTCTTTGATGGTGTCAGAGGATGTGAAGCCTGGTAGGTTTTATCTATTGCCGAAAATACATAAACAGGGTTGTCCAGGCAGACCTGTAATTTCAGGATGCGGCACCCCTACTGAGAAAATCTCTGCGTTTGTAGATCACAATGTGCGACCAATAGTATCGGAAATTAATTCATACATCAAAGATACTAATGACTTTTTACACAAATTGGGTCGCATTGGAGATCTCCCAGAGGGGGCGATATTGTGCACTATAGATGTTGTTGGGTTATACCCTCATATTCCACACAATGAGGGTTTGGAGGCTTTGAAGGAAGCACTTAGTACTTTGGAAGGTCAGCTTGATTCGGAACAGCAAAGATCACTTAATGAGGATCTACTATCGTTTGCAGAGTTTGTACTAAggagtaataactttgaatttaatGGAAATCATTATCTTCAAAAACGGGGAACAGCGATAGGGACGAGGATGGCTCCCTCGTATGCGAACATTTTTATTGACAGGTTGGAAAGACGTTTGATTAAGAATGCGGAGGTAAAACCACGTATTTGGTGGCGGTACATTGacgatattttcattgtttggacGGAGGGAGAGGAGCAGTTGCGTAAGTTCATTGATTACCTCAAGAGCGCGCATGAGACTATTAAATTCACCTACAAATGGTTGAAGCACGAGATTGATTTTCTGGACGTCAAGGTGCTAAACGAGTCGGGAATGCTGGAGACAGATGTATTTATTAAGCCGACGGACAGTCATCAATATTTACATTCCAGTTCTTGTCATCCGGGTGCCTGTAAAAGAAGCATTCCATTTGCCCAGGCGATGAGATTACGTAGAATTTGTTCGAAGTctgcttattttgaaaagagagcgGGGGAGCTAGTGAGATTTTTGATGGAGAGGGGTTATAGGCAGGCCTATGTTGAGGGTCAGATAGATAAG